The following proteins are encoded in a genomic region of Pseudodesulfovibrio mercurii:
- a CDS encoding glycosyltransferase family 9 protein, translating to MKDISNLHPKKILVCQLRQIGDVLLATPSLQLLKERFPDAEIHLLTEKKCLPVVENNPHVSHVWAIDKNKLRNPLTALLWYRKVGRGGYDLIVDFQRLPRCRYVVMFSDAPVKLTQYTAWYNRIFYTHFSDVIYGYAAGLKASILRPLGIHWNGELPKLYLTEDERAWAAEFLRAEGLTENRFVTIDPSHRRITRKWPERHYAGLIKLMRERHPELKFLILYGPGEIGVARKVAELAGEGAVVSETMLTLRQMGAVMERAALHVGNCSAPRHFAVAVDTPSLAIHGATGFGWCPKSERHSSVDKGLPCRSCNKNTCPTLECLETFLPEECLDEALRLLAFKLK from the coding sequence ATGAAAGACATTTCCAACCTGCACCCGAAAAAAATCCTGGTCTGCCAGCTCCGGCAGATCGGCGACGTGCTTCTGGCCACGCCGTCCCTCCAACTGCTCAAGGAGCGCTTTCCCGACGCGGAAATCCACCTGCTGACCGAGAAGAAGTGCCTGCCGGTGGTGGAGAACAACCCCCATGTTTCCCACGTCTGGGCCATCGACAAGAACAAGCTCAGGAACCCGCTCACGGCCCTGCTCTGGTATCGCAAGGTGGGCCGAGGCGGCTATGATCTCATCGTGGACTTCCAGCGGCTGCCCCGCTGCCGGTACGTGGTCATGTTCTCGGACGCCCCGGTCAAGCTGACCCAGTACACCGCCTGGTACAACCGCATCTTCTACACCCACTTCAGCGACGTCATCTACGGCTACGCGGCCGGACTCAAGGCGTCCATCCTGCGCCCGCTGGGCATCCACTGGAACGGCGAGCTGCCCAAGCTCTACCTGACCGAGGACGAGCGCGCCTGGGCCGCCGAATTTCTCCGGGCCGAGGGGCTCACGGAAAACCGCTTCGTGACCATCGACCCGTCCCACCGGCGGATCACCCGCAAGTGGCCCGAGCGCCACTACGCCGGGCTGATCAAGCTCATGCGCGAGCGCCATCCCGAACTGAAGTTCCTCATCCTCTACGGGCCGGGCGAGATCGGCGTGGCCCGCAAGGTGGCCGAGCTGGCGGGCGAGGGCGCGGTGGTCTCCGAGACCATGCTGACCCTGCGCCAGATGGGCGCCGTCATGGAGCGGGCCGCCCTGCACGTGGGCAACTGCTCGGCCCCGAGGCACTTCGCCGTGGCCGTGGACACCCCGTCCCTGGCCATCCACGGGGCCACGGGCTTCGGCTGGTGCCCCAAGTCCGAGCGCCACTCCAGCGTGGACAAGGGGCTGCCCTGCCGCTCCTGCAATAAGAACACCTGCCCCACCCTGGAGTGCCTGGAGACCTTCCTGCCCGAGGAATGCCTGGACGAGGCCCTCCGCCTGCTCGCCTTCAAGCTCAAGTGA
- a CDS encoding NAD-dependent 4,6-dehydratase LegB: protein MQLENKKILVTGSDGFIGSHLVEHLVRRGYDVRAFVLYNSFNSWGWLDESPRDIRDSLDIFAGDVRDPNGVRTAMKGCDVVLHLAALIAIPYSYHSPDTYVDTNVKGTLNIVQAARDLGVERCVVTSTSEVYGTARFVPITEDHPLQGQSPYSATKIGADQIAMSFYNAFETPVSLIRPFNTYGPRQSARAVIPTVITQIANGAETIKLGALTPTRDFNYVSDTVRGFEAVTQSDACVGEVVNVGSGFEVSIGDTARAIAEVMGADIEIVCEQERVRPAKSEVERLFAGNEKAKRLCGWEPEFGGLDGFKRGLKLTAEWFADPDNLRRYKADIYNI from the coding sequence ATGCAGCTTGAGAACAAGAAAATACTGGTCACCGGGTCGGACGGGTTCATCGGCTCCCACCTGGTGGAACACCTGGTCCGGCGGGGCTATGACGTCCGCGCCTTTGTCCTGTACAACTCCTTCAATTCCTGGGGCTGGCTCGACGAGTCGCCCAGGGACATCCGGGATTCCCTGGACATCTTCGCGGGCGACGTGCGCGATCCCAACGGGGTGCGCACGGCCATGAAGGGATGCGACGTGGTCCTGCACCTGGCCGCGCTCATCGCCATCCCCTACTCCTATCACTCCCCGGACACCTACGTGGACACCAACGTCAAGGGCACCCTGAACATCGTCCAGGCGGCCCGCGACCTCGGCGTGGAACGCTGCGTGGTCACCTCCACCAGCGAGGTCTACGGCACGGCGCGCTTCGTGCCCATCACCGAGGACCACCCGCTCCAGGGCCAGTCGCCCTACTCGGCCACCAAGATCGGCGCGGACCAGATCGCCATGAGCTTTTACAACGCCTTCGAGACCCCGGTGTCGCTCATCCGCCCGTTCAACACCTACGGGCCCAGGCAGTCCGCCCGCGCGGTCATCCCCACGGTCATCACCCAGATCGCCAACGGCGCGGAAACGATCAAGCTCGGGGCCCTGACCCCCACCCGCGACTTCAACTACGTTTCCGACACTGTGCGCGGCTTCGAGGCCGTGACCCAGTCCGACGCCTGCGTGGGCGAGGTGGTCAACGTGGGCAGCGGGTTCGAGGTGTCCATCGGCGACACGGCCAGGGCCATCGCCGAGGTCATGGGCGCGGACATCGAGATCGTCTGCGAGCAGGAGCGCGTCCGCCCGGCCAAGAGCGAGGTGGAGCGGCTGTTCGCGGGCAACGAGAAGGCCAAACGGCTGTGCGGCTGGGAGCCGGAATTCGGCGGGCTGGACGGTTTCAAGCGGGGCCTCAAGCTGACCGCCGAGTGGTTCGCCGACCCGGACAACCTGCGGCGCTACAAGGCCGACATCTACAACATCTAG
- a CDS encoding LegC family aminotransferase: MDAIIRFIRQLYDEPEGFIPLHAPVFTGREKEYLARCIDTTFVSSVGEYVTRFEEMTRDFTGAARAVAVVNGTCGLTAALSLVGVGHGDLVLSQALTFVATANAISNTGATPIFLDSDPDTLGMSPDALRAWFAANPEKIARVKACVPVHILGHACRIREICAVCDEHAIPVVEDAAEGLGSFLNGQHLGTFGRLGVLSYNGNKTITTGGGGMILAGDEDFGNLVKHRTATAKVPHRWEFRHDAVAWNYRMPNINAALGCAQMEKLDEILADKRVVAAAYRDFFADVDGVDFVDAPPGCLSNFWLNTVLFRDREARDAFLALSNDAGVMTRPLWALMADLPMYADNDNDGLKNARELSARAVNLPSGPRLKA, encoded by the coding sequence GTGGACGCCATCATCCGATTCATACGGCAGCTCTACGACGAGCCGGAAGGGTTCATTCCCCTGCACGCCCCGGTCTTCACCGGGCGGGAAAAGGAATACCTGGCCCGCTGCATCGACACCACCTTCGTGTCCAGCGTGGGCGAATACGTGACCCGCTTCGAGGAGATGACCCGCGACTTCACCGGCGCGGCCAGGGCCGTGGCCGTGGTCAACGGCACCTGCGGCCTGACCGCCGCGCTCTCCCTGGTCGGCGTGGGCCACGGCGACCTGGTCCTGAGCCAGGCCCTGACCTTCGTGGCCACGGCCAACGCGATCTCCAACACGGGCGCGACCCCGATCTTTCTCGACTCCGACCCGGACACCCTGGGCATGAGCCCGGACGCGCTGCGGGCCTGGTTCGCGGCCAACCCCGAAAAGATCGCGCGCGTCAAGGCGTGCGTGCCGGTCCACATCCTGGGCCACGCCTGCCGCATCCGCGAGATCTGCGCCGTCTGCGACGAGCACGCCATCCCGGTGGTGGAGGACGCGGCCGAGGGGCTGGGTTCCTTCCTGAACGGACAACACCTGGGCACCTTCGGCAGGCTCGGCGTGCTCAGCTACAACGGCAACAAGACCATCACCACCGGCGGCGGGGGCATGATCCTGGCCGGCGACGAGGACTTCGGCAACCTGGTCAAGCACCGGACCGCCACGGCCAAGGTGCCGCACCGCTGGGAGTTCCGCCACGACGCCGTGGCCTGGAACTACCGCATGCCGAACATCAACGCGGCGCTGGGTTGCGCCCAGATGGAAAAGCTCGACGAGATCCTGGCCGACAAGCGGGTCGTGGCCGCCGCCTACCGCGACTTCTTCGCGGACGTGGACGGCGTGGACTTCGTGGACGCGCCCCCCGGCTGCCTGTCGAATTTCTGGCTGAACACCGTGCTCTTCAGGGACCGCGAGGCGCGCGACGCCTTCCTGGCCCTGTCCAACGACGCGGGCGTCATGACCCGGCCCCTGTGGGCCCTCATGGCCGACCTGCCCATGTACGCGGACAACGACAACGACGGGCTGAAAAACGCCCGCGAGCTGTCGGCGCGGGCCGTGAACCTGCCCAGCGGGCCGAGACTCAAGGCGTAG